One window of the Lepidochelys kempii isolate rLepKem1 chromosome 23, rLepKem1.hap2, whole genome shotgun sequence genome contains the following:
- the KDM5C gene encoding lysine-specific demethylase 5C isoform X2, with amino-acid sequence MEDRAPPARGEEPPPPAAAADRAPPPQDRGPGRAPVAEDRAPVAEDRAPVAEDRAPKGDRAPPAEERGPRRAWENRAPPAEDQGPRGDRAPPAEERGPRRGWGERGPPAEERGPKTERGPRGGAGPRAGWGEGAGEWGAPWPGAEAEPPEDFLPPPECPVFEPSWAEFRDPLGYIAKIRPIAEKSGICKIRPPADWQPPFAVEVDNFRFTPRIQRLNELEAQTRVKLNYLDQIAKFWEIQGSSLKIPNVERRILDLYSLSKVVLEEGGYEAICRDRRWARVAQRLAYPSGKNIGSLLRSHYERIIYPYEMYQSGANLVCDARPFDSEEKDKEYKPHSIPLRQSVQPSKFNSYGRRAKRLQQEESEACPERASPSPLVAERAPAAWPEPTEEDIEKNPELKKLQIYGAGPKMLGLGLVAKDKTLRKKDKEGPECPPTVVVKEEPPGVDSRLEPPSPRPFLEVKEELRHSPEPCTKMTMRLRRSHGNTQFIDSYVCRICARGDEDDKLLLCDGCDDNYHIFCLLPPLPEIPKGVWRCPKCVMAECKRPPEAFGFEQATREYTLQSFGEMADAFKADYFNMPVHMVPTELVEKEFWRLVNSIEEDVTVEYGADIHSKEFGSGFPISDSKRRLCPEEEEYAASGWNLNVMPVLQQSVLCHINADISGMKVPWLYVGMVFSAFCWHIEDHWSYSINYLHWGEPKTWYGVPSFAAEHLEDVMKKLTPELFESQPDLLHQLVTLMNPNTLMAHGVPVVRTNQCAGEFVITFPRAYHSGFNQGYNFAEAVNFCTADWLPAGRQCIEHYRRLRRYCVFSHEELICKMAACPEKLDLNLAAAVHKEMFILVQEERKLRKALLDKGVTEAEREAFELLPDDERQCDKCKTTCFLSALACYDCPARLVCLYHIHDLCKCPSSRQYLRYRYTLDELPAMLHKLKVRAESFDTWANKVRIALEVEDGRKRTLEELRALESEARERKFPDNELLHRLKSCLAEAERCVSDALGLISGLETGVPAVPLSLEELRAFLERMSSVPCVMHQLADVQAVLERALGFQEEAQEALRGLPASAAQLQGLVARGARLGVAVPETRQLERQVQQAAWLEEVKRALRSPREQVPLALVRGLAQAGATVAPSPAVEKARAELQELLTIAQRWEEKAHLCLEARQKHPPATLEAIIKEAENVPVHLPNILALKEALAKARAWIADVEEIQNGDHYPCLDDLEGLVAVGRDLPVRLEELRQLEVQVGTAHSWREKASKTFLKKNSCYTLLEVLCPCADAGAASPKRTKWRREPELGLYKSDTESLGLSAQDLRDPGSVIVAFKEGERKEKEGILRLRRANALKPGPPVPGPPSCVCGRPPGPGMLCCELCRDWFHAPCVAWPRLGAQKPSPAWWEWDAKFLCPLCQRSRRPRLETILALLVALQKLPVRLPEGEALQCLTERAITWQDRARQLLASPELAGPLERLAALRQRLHGDAGALRETSRNEQPKLSLENGDAPSPEKMGPFTSDLEVLGAALARLQGPVLELPEGPRRALEELLLEGDLLEVTLDEGQSLWRLLQAARAPPVDTFRHLLELEQAERRGARGRDAERRRKRRAERGELPPLPKEELEPKRSRESEPPDVAPPGTGTDHSQNGVGQL; translated from the exons ATGGAGGATCgggccccccccgcccggggGGAGGAGCCGCCCCCACCCGCGGCGGCTGCGGATCGGGCCCCCCCGCCACAGGATCGGGGCCCCGGGCGGGCCCCCGTGGCGGAGGATCGGGCCCCCGTGGCGGAGGATCGGGCCCCCGTGGCGGAGGATCGGGCCCCCAAGGGGGATCGGGCCCCCCCGGCGGAGGAGCGGGGCCCCCGGCGGGCGTGGGAGAATCGGGCCCCCCCGGCGGAGGATCAGGGCCCCAGGGGCGATCGGGCCCCCCCGGCTGAGGAGCGGGGCccccggcgggggtggggggagcggggccCCCCTGCAGAGGAGCGGGGCCCCAAGACGGAgcgggggccccgggggggggcgggaccCCGggccgggtggggggagggggcgggcgagTGGGGGGCCCCCTGGCCGGGGGCCGAGGCCGAGCCCCCCGAGGATTTCCTGCCGCCCCCCGAGTGCCCCGTCTTCGAGCCCAGCTGGGCCGAGTTCCGCGACCCCCTGGGCTACATCGCCAAGATCCGGCCCATCGCCGAGAAGAGCGGGATCTGCAAGATCCGGCCCCCCGCC gactggcagcccccctttgcTGTGGAAGTGGATAACTTCAGGTTCACCCCACGCATCCAGAGGCTCAACGAATTGGAG gcgcAGACGCGGGTGAAGCTGAACTACTTAGACCAGATTGCGAAGTTCTGGGAGATCCAGGGCTCCTCGCTCAAGATCCCCAACGTGGAGCGGCGCATCCTCGACCTCTACAGCCTGAGCAAG GTGGTGCTGGAGGAGGGGGGCTATGAGGCCATCTGCAGGGACCGGCGGTGGGCTCGTGTGGCCCAGCGCCTCGCCTACCCCTCTGGCAAGAACATCGGCTCCCTGCTGCGCTCCCACTACGAACGCATCATCTACCCCTACGAGATGTACCAGTCGGGGGCCAACCTGGTG TGTGACGCCCGCCCCTTCGACAGCGAGGAGAAGGACAAGGAGTACAAGCCCCACAGCATCCCCCTGCGCCAGTCCGTGCAGCCCTCCAAGTTCAACAGCTACGGGCGCCGGGCCAAGCGGCTGCAGCAGGAG GAGTCTGAGGCCTGCCCTGAACGTGCCAGCCCATCGCCTCTGGTAGCTGAGCGAGCGCCCGCGGCCTGG ccggAGCCCACGGAGGAGGACATCGAGAAGAACCCGGAGCTGAAGAAGCTGCAGATCTATGGGGCCGGCCCCAAGatgctgggcctggggctggtgGCCAAGGACAAGACCCTGCGGAAGAAAG acaAGGAGGGCCCGGAGTGCCCCCCCACGGTGGTGGTGAAGGAGGAACCCCCCGGGGTGGATTCCCGGCTGGAGCCGCCATCACCCCGACCTTTCCTGGAGGTGAaggaggagctgaggcacagCCCGGAGCCCTGCACCAAGATGACTATGCGCCTGCGTCGGAGCCACGGCAACACGCAGTTC atcGACTCCTACGTGTGCCGGATCTGCGCCCGCGGGGACGAGGACGACAAGCTGCTGCTGTGCGACGGCTGTGACGACAACTACCACATCTTCTGCCTGCTGCCCCCCCTGCCCGAGATCCCCAAGGGCGTCTGGCGCTGCCCCAAATGCGTCATGGCG gAATGCAAGCGCCCCCCGGAGGCGTTCGGCTTCGAGCAGGCCACACGGGAGTACACGCTGCAGAGCTTCGGAGAGATGGCCGACGCCTTCAAGGCCGACTACTTCAACATGCCTGTCCAC ATGGtgcccacagagctggtggagaaGGAGTTCTGGCGCCTGGTGAACAGCATCGAGGAGGACGTGACGGTGGAGTACGGCGCCGACATCCACTCCAAGGAGTTCGGCAGCGGCTTCCCCATCAGCGACAGCAAGCGGAGGCTGTGCCCCGAGGAGGAG GAGTACGCGGCCAGCGGCTGGAACCTGAACGTGATGCCGGTCCTGCAGCAGTCGGTGTTGTGCCACATCAACGCCGACATCTCAGGCATGAAGGTGCCCTGGCTCTACGTGGGCATGGTCTTCTCCGCCTTCTGCTGGCACATCGAGGACCACTGGAGCTACTCCATCAACTACCTCCACTG GGGCGAGCCCAAGACGTGGTACGGGGTGCCCTCGTTCGCGGCCGAGCACCTGGAGGACGTGATGAAGAAGCTCACCCCGGAGCTGTTCGAGAGCCAGCCGGACCTGCTGCACCAGCTCGTCACCCTCATGAACCCCAACACCCTCATGGCCCATGGTGTGCCG gtCGTCCGGACCAATCAGTGTGCGGGAGAGTTCGTCATCACTTTCCCCCGGGCCTATCACAGCGGCTTCAACCAGGGCTACAACTTCGCTGAAGCTGTGAacttctgcactgctgactgg ctgccgGCTGGGCGCCAGTGCATCGAGCATTACCGCCGCCTGCGTCGCTACTGCGTCTTCTCGCACGAGGAGCTGATCTGCAAGATGGCCGCCTGCCCCGAGAAGCTCGACCTCAACCTAGCGGCCGCCGTGCACAAGGAGATGTTCATCCTGGTGCAGGAGGAGCGCAAGCTGCGCAAGGCCCTGCTGGacaag GGGGTGACGGAGGCGGAGCGCGAGGCCTTCGAGCTGCTCCCGGATGACGAGCGCCAGTGCGACAAGTGCAAGACGACGTGTTTCCTCTCGGCGCTGGCCTGCTACGACTGCCCCGCCCGCCTGGTCTGTCTCTACCACATCCACGACCTCTGCAAGTGTCCCAGTAGCCGCCAGTACCTCAG GTACCGCTACACGCTGGATGAGCTCCCGGCCATGCTGCACAAGCTGAAGGTTCGGGCCGAGTCCTTCGACACCTGGGCCAACAAGGTCCGAATCGCCCTGGAGGTGGAGGACGGGCGCAAGAGGA CGCTGGAGGAGCTGCGGGCGCTGGAGTCGGAGGCTCGCGAGCGCAAGTTCCCCGACAACGAGCTGCTGCATCGGCTGAAGAGCTGCCTGGCTGAGGCCGAGCGCTGCGTCTCCGATGCCCTGGGGCTCATCAGCGGCCTGGAGACCGG GGTGCCCGCCGTGCCGCTGTCGCTGGAGGAGCTGCGTGCCTTCCTGGAGCGCATGAGCAGCGTGCCCTGCGTCATGCACCAGCTGGCCGACGTGCAG gcgGTGCTGGAGCGGGCGCTGGGCTTCCAGGAGGAGGCGCAGGAGGCCCTGCGGGGGCTGCCCGCCAGcgcagcccagctgcaggggcTGGTGGCGCGGGGGGCACGGCTGGGTGTGGCCGTGCCCGAGACACGCCAGCTGGAGCgccaggtgcagcaggcggcctgGCTGGAGGAGGTGAAGCGGGCGCTGCGCTCGCCCCGTGAGCAGGTGCCCCTGGCTCTGGTGCGGGGCCTGGCCCAGGCCGGCGCCACCGTGGCCCCCAGCCCAGCCGTGGAGAAGGCCCGGGCCGAGCTCCAGGAGCTGCTGACCATCGCCCAGCGCTGGGAGGAGAAGGCCCACCTCTGCCTCGAGGCCAG gcaGAAGCACCCCCCGGCCACGCTGGAAGCCATCATCAAGGAGGCGGAGAACGTCCCCGTGCACCTGCCCAACATCCTGGCCCTGAAGGAAGCGCTGGCCAAAGCCCGGGCCTGGATCGCCGATGTGGAGGAGATCCAG AACGGGGATCACTACCCCTGCCTGGACGACCTGGAGGGGCTGGTGGCCGTGGGCCGGGACCTGCCCGTGCGGCTGGAGGAGCTGCGCCAGCTGGAGGTGCAGGTGGGCACGGCGCACTCCTGGCGCGAGAAGGCCTCCAAGACCTTCCTCAAGAAGAACTCATGCTACACCCTgctggag gtgCTGTGCCCCTGTGCGGACGCTGGCGCGGCCAGCCCCAAGCGCACCAAGTGGCGGCGGGAGCCGGAGCTCGGCCTCTACAAGTCGGACACCGAGAGCCTGGGGCTGTCGGCTCAGGACCTGCGGGACCCTGGCTCCGTG ATTGTGGCGTTCAAGGAGGGCGAGCGGAAGGAGAAGGAGGGCATCCTGCGGCTGCGCCGCGCCAACGCGCTGAAGCCCGGcccccccgtgcccggccccCCCTCCTGCGTGTGCGGCCGGCCGCCCGGGCCCGGCATGCTGTGCTGCGAGCTCTGCCGCGACTGGTTCCACGCCCCCTGCGTGGCCTGGCCCCGCCTGGGCGCCCAGAAGCCCTCGCCCGCCTGGTGGGAGTGGGACGCCAAGTTCCTGTGCCCACTTTGCCAGCGCTCCCGCCGCCCGCGCCTCGAGACCATCCTGGCCCTGCTGGTGGCCTTGCAGAAGCTGCCGGTGCGGCTGCCCGAGGGCGAGGCCCTGCAGTGCCTGACGGAGCGTGCCATCACCTGGCAGGACCGCGCCCGCCAGCTGCTGGCCTCGCCCGAGCTGGCCGGGCCCCTGGAGCGCCTGGCGGCCCTGCGCCAACGGCTACACGGGGACGCCGGCGCCCTGCGGGAGACCAGCCGCAACGAGCAACCCAAG CTCTCCCTGGAGAACGGGGACGCCCCGTCGCCGGAGAAGATGGGACCCTTCACCTCTG ACCTGGAGGTGCTGGGCGCGGCGTTGGCACGGCTGCAGGGCCCGGTGCTGGAGCTGCCCGAGGGGCCGCGGCGGGCGCTGGAGGAGCTGCTCCTGGAGGGCGACCTGCTGGAGGTGacgctggacgaggggcagagcCTCTGGAGGCTGCTGCAGGCTGCCCGGGCGCCCCCCGTTGACACCTTCCGCCATCTGCTGgag ctggagcaggcAGAGCGGCGTGGGGCCCGGGGCCGGGATGCCGAGCGACGCCGGAAGCGCCGGGCTGAGCGGGGGGAGCTGCCCCCCCTACCGAAGGAGGAGTTAGAGCCAAAGAGGAGCCGGGAGAGCGAGCCCCCCGATGTGGCCCCCCCCGGGACCGGCACCGACCACAGCCAGAACGGTGTCGGG CAGTTGTGA
- the KDM5C gene encoding lysine-specific demethylase 5C isoform X3, with translation MEDRAPPARGEEPPPPAAAADRAPPPQDRGPGRAPVAEDRAPVAEDRAPVAEDRAPKGDRAPPAEERGPRRAWENRAPPAEDQGPRGDRAPPAEERGPRRGWGERGPPAEERGPKTERGPRGGAGPRAGWGEGAGEWGAPWPGAEAEPPEDFLPPPECPVFEPSWAEFRDPLGYIAKIRPIAEKSGICKIRPPADWQPPFAVEVDNFRFTPRIQRLNELEAQTRVKLNYLDQIAKFWEIQGSSLKIPNVERRILDLYSLSKVVLEEGGYEAICRDRRWARVAQRLAYPSGKNIGSLLRSHYERIIYPYEMYQSGANLVQCDARPFDSEEKDKEYKPHSIPLRQSVQPSKFNSYGRRAKRLQQEESEACPERASPSPLVAERAPAAWPEPTEEDIEKNPELKKLQIYGAGPKMLGLGLVAKDKTLRKKDKEGPECPPTVVVKEEPPGVDSRLEPPSPRPFLEVKEELRHSPEPCTKMTMRLRRSHGNTQFIDSYVCRICARGDEDDKLLLCDGCDDNYHIFCLLPPLPEIPKGVWRCPKCVMAECKRPPEAFGFEQATREYTLQSFGEMADAFKADYFNMPVHMVPTELVEKEFWRLVNSIEEDVTVEYGADIHSKEFGSGFPISDSKRRLCPEEEEYAASGWNLNVMPVLQQSVLCHINADISGMKVPWLYVGMVFSAFCWHIEDHWSYSINYLHWGEPKTWYGVPSFAAEHLEDVMKKLTPELFESQPDLLHQLVTLMNPNTLMAHGVPVVRTNQCAGEFVITFPRAYHSGFNQGYNFAEAVNFCTADWLPAGRQCIEHYRRLRRYCVFSHEELICKMAACPEKLDLNLAAAVHKEMFILVQEERKLRKALLDKGVTEAEREAFELLPDDERQCDKCKTTCFLSALACYDCPARLVCLYHIHDLCKCPSSRQYLRYRYTLDELPAMLHKLKVRAESFDTWANKVRIALEVEDGRKRTLEELRALESEARERKFPDNELLHRLKSCLAEAERCVSDALGLISGLETGVPAVPLSLEELRAFLERMSSVPCVMHQLADVQAVLERALGFQEEAQEALRGLPASAAQLQGLVARGARLGVAVPETRQLERQVQQAAWLEEVKRALRSPREQVPLALVRGLAQAGATVAPSPAVEKARAELQELLTIAQRWEEKAHLCLEARQKHPPATLEAIIKEAENVPVHLPNILALKEALAKARAWIADVEEIQNGDHYPCLDDLEGLVAVGRDLPVRLEELRQLEVQVGTAHSWREKASKTFLKKNSCYTLLEVLCPCADAGAASPKRTKWRREPELGLYKSDTESLGLSAQDLRDPGSVIVAFKEGERKEKEGILRLRRANALKPGPPVPGPPSCVCGRPPGPGMLCCELCRDWFHAPCVAWPRLGAQKPSPAWWEWDAKFLCPLCQRSRRPRLETILALLVALQKLPVRLPEGEALQCLTERAITWQDRARQLLASPELAGPLERLAALRQRLHGDAGALRETSRNEQPKLSLENGDAPSPEKMGPFTSDLEVLGAALARLQGPVLELPEGPRRALEELLLEGDLLEVTLDEGQSLWRLLQAARAPPVDTFRHLLELEQAERRGARGRDAERRRKRRAERGELPPLPKEELEPKRSRESEPPDVAPPGTGTDHSQNGVGL, from the exons ATGGAGGATCgggccccccccgcccggggGGAGGAGCCGCCCCCACCCGCGGCGGCTGCGGATCGGGCCCCCCCGCCACAGGATCGGGGCCCCGGGCGGGCCCCCGTGGCGGAGGATCGGGCCCCCGTGGCGGAGGATCGGGCCCCCGTGGCGGAGGATCGGGCCCCCAAGGGGGATCGGGCCCCCCCGGCGGAGGAGCGGGGCCCCCGGCGGGCGTGGGAGAATCGGGCCCCCCCGGCGGAGGATCAGGGCCCCAGGGGCGATCGGGCCCCCCCGGCTGAGGAGCGGGGCccccggcgggggtggggggagcggggccCCCCTGCAGAGGAGCGGGGCCCCAAGACGGAgcgggggccccgggggggggcgggaccCCGggccgggtggggggagggggcgggcgagTGGGGGGCCCCCTGGCCGGGGGCCGAGGCCGAGCCCCCCGAGGATTTCCTGCCGCCCCCCGAGTGCCCCGTCTTCGAGCCCAGCTGGGCCGAGTTCCGCGACCCCCTGGGCTACATCGCCAAGATCCGGCCCATCGCCGAGAAGAGCGGGATCTGCAAGATCCGGCCCCCCGCC gactggcagcccccctttgcTGTGGAAGTGGATAACTTCAGGTTCACCCCACGCATCCAGAGGCTCAACGAATTGGAG gcgcAGACGCGGGTGAAGCTGAACTACTTAGACCAGATTGCGAAGTTCTGGGAGATCCAGGGCTCCTCGCTCAAGATCCCCAACGTGGAGCGGCGCATCCTCGACCTCTACAGCCTGAGCAAG GTGGTGCTGGAGGAGGGGGGCTATGAGGCCATCTGCAGGGACCGGCGGTGGGCTCGTGTGGCCCAGCGCCTCGCCTACCCCTCTGGCAAGAACATCGGCTCCCTGCTGCGCTCCCACTACGAACGCATCATCTACCCCTACGAGATGTACCAGTCGGGGGCCAACCTGGTG CAGTGTGACGCCCGCCCCTTCGACAGCGAGGAGAAGGACAAGGAGTACAAGCCCCACAGCATCCCCCTGCGCCAGTCCGTGCAGCCCTCCAAGTTCAACAGCTACGGGCGCCGGGCCAAGCGGCTGCAGCAGGAG GAGTCTGAGGCCTGCCCTGAACGTGCCAGCCCATCGCCTCTGGTAGCTGAGCGAGCGCCCGCGGCCTGG ccggAGCCCACGGAGGAGGACATCGAGAAGAACCCGGAGCTGAAGAAGCTGCAGATCTATGGGGCCGGCCCCAAGatgctgggcctggggctggtgGCCAAGGACAAGACCCTGCGGAAGAAAG acaAGGAGGGCCCGGAGTGCCCCCCCACGGTGGTGGTGAAGGAGGAACCCCCCGGGGTGGATTCCCGGCTGGAGCCGCCATCACCCCGACCTTTCCTGGAGGTGAaggaggagctgaggcacagCCCGGAGCCCTGCACCAAGATGACTATGCGCCTGCGTCGGAGCCACGGCAACACGCAGTTC atcGACTCCTACGTGTGCCGGATCTGCGCCCGCGGGGACGAGGACGACAAGCTGCTGCTGTGCGACGGCTGTGACGACAACTACCACATCTTCTGCCTGCTGCCCCCCCTGCCCGAGATCCCCAAGGGCGTCTGGCGCTGCCCCAAATGCGTCATGGCG gAATGCAAGCGCCCCCCGGAGGCGTTCGGCTTCGAGCAGGCCACACGGGAGTACACGCTGCAGAGCTTCGGAGAGATGGCCGACGCCTTCAAGGCCGACTACTTCAACATGCCTGTCCAC ATGGtgcccacagagctggtggagaaGGAGTTCTGGCGCCTGGTGAACAGCATCGAGGAGGACGTGACGGTGGAGTACGGCGCCGACATCCACTCCAAGGAGTTCGGCAGCGGCTTCCCCATCAGCGACAGCAAGCGGAGGCTGTGCCCCGAGGAGGAG GAGTACGCGGCCAGCGGCTGGAACCTGAACGTGATGCCGGTCCTGCAGCAGTCGGTGTTGTGCCACATCAACGCCGACATCTCAGGCATGAAGGTGCCCTGGCTCTACGTGGGCATGGTCTTCTCCGCCTTCTGCTGGCACATCGAGGACCACTGGAGCTACTCCATCAACTACCTCCACTG GGGCGAGCCCAAGACGTGGTACGGGGTGCCCTCGTTCGCGGCCGAGCACCTGGAGGACGTGATGAAGAAGCTCACCCCGGAGCTGTTCGAGAGCCAGCCGGACCTGCTGCACCAGCTCGTCACCCTCATGAACCCCAACACCCTCATGGCCCATGGTGTGCCG gtCGTCCGGACCAATCAGTGTGCGGGAGAGTTCGTCATCACTTTCCCCCGGGCCTATCACAGCGGCTTCAACCAGGGCTACAACTTCGCTGAAGCTGTGAacttctgcactgctgactgg ctgccgGCTGGGCGCCAGTGCATCGAGCATTACCGCCGCCTGCGTCGCTACTGCGTCTTCTCGCACGAGGAGCTGATCTGCAAGATGGCCGCCTGCCCCGAGAAGCTCGACCTCAACCTAGCGGCCGCCGTGCACAAGGAGATGTTCATCCTGGTGCAGGAGGAGCGCAAGCTGCGCAAGGCCCTGCTGGacaag GGGGTGACGGAGGCGGAGCGCGAGGCCTTCGAGCTGCTCCCGGATGACGAGCGCCAGTGCGACAAGTGCAAGACGACGTGTTTCCTCTCGGCGCTGGCCTGCTACGACTGCCCCGCCCGCCTGGTCTGTCTCTACCACATCCACGACCTCTGCAAGTGTCCCAGTAGCCGCCAGTACCTCAG GTACCGCTACACGCTGGATGAGCTCCCGGCCATGCTGCACAAGCTGAAGGTTCGGGCCGAGTCCTTCGACACCTGGGCCAACAAGGTCCGAATCGCCCTGGAGGTGGAGGACGGGCGCAAGAGGA CGCTGGAGGAGCTGCGGGCGCTGGAGTCGGAGGCTCGCGAGCGCAAGTTCCCCGACAACGAGCTGCTGCATCGGCTGAAGAGCTGCCTGGCTGAGGCCGAGCGCTGCGTCTCCGATGCCCTGGGGCTCATCAGCGGCCTGGAGACCGG GGTGCCCGCCGTGCCGCTGTCGCTGGAGGAGCTGCGTGCCTTCCTGGAGCGCATGAGCAGCGTGCCCTGCGTCATGCACCAGCTGGCCGACGTGCAG gcgGTGCTGGAGCGGGCGCTGGGCTTCCAGGAGGAGGCGCAGGAGGCCCTGCGGGGGCTGCCCGCCAGcgcagcccagctgcaggggcTGGTGGCGCGGGGGGCACGGCTGGGTGTGGCCGTGCCCGAGACACGCCAGCTGGAGCgccaggtgcagcaggcggcctgGCTGGAGGAGGTGAAGCGGGCGCTGCGCTCGCCCCGTGAGCAGGTGCCCCTGGCTCTGGTGCGGGGCCTGGCCCAGGCCGGCGCCACCGTGGCCCCCAGCCCAGCCGTGGAGAAGGCCCGGGCCGAGCTCCAGGAGCTGCTGACCATCGCCCAGCGCTGGGAGGAGAAGGCCCACCTCTGCCTCGAGGCCAG gcaGAAGCACCCCCCGGCCACGCTGGAAGCCATCATCAAGGAGGCGGAGAACGTCCCCGTGCACCTGCCCAACATCCTGGCCCTGAAGGAAGCGCTGGCCAAAGCCCGGGCCTGGATCGCCGATGTGGAGGAGATCCAG AACGGGGATCACTACCCCTGCCTGGACGACCTGGAGGGGCTGGTGGCCGTGGGCCGGGACCTGCCCGTGCGGCTGGAGGAGCTGCGCCAGCTGGAGGTGCAGGTGGGCACGGCGCACTCCTGGCGCGAGAAGGCCTCCAAGACCTTCCTCAAGAAGAACTCATGCTACACCCTgctggag gtgCTGTGCCCCTGTGCGGACGCTGGCGCGGCCAGCCCCAAGCGCACCAAGTGGCGGCGGGAGCCGGAGCTCGGCCTCTACAAGTCGGACACCGAGAGCCTGGGGCTGTCGGCTCAGGACCTGCGGGACCCTGGCTCCGTG ATTGTGGCGTTCAAGGAGGGCGAGCGGAAGGAGAAGGAGGGCATCCTGCGGCTGCGCCGCGCCAACGCGCTGAAGCCCGGcccccccgtgcccggccccCCCTCCTGCGTGTGCGGCCGGCCGCCCGGGCCCGGCATGCTGTGCTGCGAGCTCTGCCGCGACTGGTTCCACGCCCCCTGCGTGGCCTGGCCCCGCCTGGGCGCCCAGAAGCCCTCGCCCGCCTGGTGGGAGTGGGACGCCAAGTTCCTGTGCCCACTTTGCCAGCGCTCCCGCCGCCCGCGCCTCGAGACCATCCTGGCCCTGCTGGTGGCCTTGCAGAAGCTGCCGGTGCGGCTGCCCGAGGGCGAGGCCCTGCAGTGCCTGACGGAGCGTGCCATCACCTGGCAGGACCGCGCCCGCCAGCTGCTGGCCTCGCCCGAGCTGGCCGGGCCCCTGGAGCGCCTGGCGGCCCTGCGCCAACGGCTACACGGGGACGCCGGCGCCCTGCGGGAGACCAGCCGCAACGAGCAACCCAAG CTCTCCCTGGAGAACGGGGACGCCCCGTCGCCGGAGAAGATGGGACCCTTCACCTCTG ACCTGGAGGTGCTGGGCGCGGCGTTGGCACGGCTGCAGGGCCCGGTGCTGGAGCTGCCCGAGGGGCCGCGGCGGGCGCTGGAGGAGCTGCTCCTGGAGGGCGACCTGCTGGAGGTGacgctggacgaggggcagagcCTCTGGAGGCTGCTGCAGGCTGCCCGGGCGCCCCCCGTTGACACCTTCCGCCATCTGCTGgag ctggagcaggcAGAGCGGCGTGGGGCCCGGGGCCGGGATGCCGAGCGACGCCGGAAGCGCCGGGCTGAGCGGGGGGAGCTGCCCCCCCTACCGAAGGAGGAGTTAGAGCCAAAGAGGAGCCGGGAGAGCGAGCCCCCCGATGTGGCCCCCCCCGGGACCGGCACCGACCACAGCCAGAACGGTGTCGGG TTGTGA